Part of the Clostridia bacterium genome, ATCCTGAGCCGGTCCTCCACCGCCGCCAAAGTTTCAGCGGACACCGCCCCCAGCCGGCTTAGGAGTCGTTCCTTGGCTACCGAGCGCAGGTCTTCGCACTTGATGAAGCTCTTTTCTTTGAGCCCGCCTTCCGGCGGCTCGACCGCCACGTGCCAGGGAATGCCTTTCTCCCGGGTGGTCAGGGGGATCACGACCACCAGGTCAGCCGGCCCGCGGTTGAAAAGATCGACCGAAACCACGAGCCCCGGTCGGCGTCCAGCCTGCTCGCTCCCGCCGACGGGGTCGAGGTCTACGAGCCAAACTTCGCCGCGCAGAGGGGTCCTCATTCCCCTTCCTCCAGGCCGTCGGCGATTGCCGCATCCCAAGCCTTTCGCTCTTCAAGCTCCTCCTGCCAGGCTTGGGGATTGTTTCTGATTTCCGCGAAAGCTCGGTTGGCCTCCTCCAAGAAGAGCTTGCGCCGGTATTCCTCCAGCGCCTTGTCAACAATCTCCTGCATCGTTTCTCCACGCCGCTCGGAGAGGTCTTTCAGGGTGTGCCAGGCGGCCTTGCTCACCCGAACTATCGCTGTGGCCATACTTACCACCCCACTGCAAGCTTACATTTTAGTTTACGCAAAAGCAAGCCTGTTTGCAGCTTTTTAAGAGATCGACGCCGCGGGCGGCGTACCATTCCCGGGTAGCCTGAAAGACTGACTTGAGGCTGGGGTCGCTTAAGCCTTCGGGGGATGTCCCGGTGAAGTCGAGTAGATAAAATATGTCTCATATCGCCTGTCACAAGATAATCGGCCTGAGCCTGCATGGCGCAAGCCAGGATCTAGTGTCAATCTGTAGCGGGACAGTGATATCGAGAGAACCCACAACCGCTTCAAGCGGGCTAGCATCAATACCAAACGGGACCTGTTCGATCGGCCCGCGCATTCTTAGTTTTAGCCGCCCCGCTGACTCTCTAATTTGCCTTGTCCAGCACCCAACCACTCGAAGAGATCCTGCACAGGCTGCAACCAAAGGTTGAGTGCTGGATCGCTTCCGGACCAGGGCCCCAGCATCCATATGTACTTTTTATGCCTAGTTGTACGGCTGGCTGCACGGGGCACTGCTGGCCCGCTGCACTCCCTCATACTGAACCGTCTGGTCGTTGGCATCTTTCAGGTCAGGATACACAATTATCCCGTCCTCTTCAGCATCACTGTCCCAATTAGCAGGTACGGTCATCACCGTCGCATGAGTAGCTTTGCTTAGCAGTCCTTCCTCACTTTTACTAGTACCAGGAGAAGAACTAGGCACAGGGCTGGCAGTGCTGCCGCCGTCAGAACCGCACCATCCGGCCAACAGCAATAATACTAAGCACATGCCAAAGAAAGCCACAACAAACCGCCTAGCCTTAAACCTCGCGATCATTATCTGATCCTCTCCTTCTGCATAAGGATGCTCCCGAAACCCATCTCCAAAATCGTTCCGGCACAACAATCAGGCTTCTTCCCAAGCCCAGGAACCGGGCGCTCAGTTAAACCAAAGCCGACAGGTTGACCTTCTCCATCAGCCTGCTACTTCTATCTCCGCGAGGTGACGCTTCGCCTGGTGGCGGAGAAGGGCTCATCCCTCCCGTGGTCCCTGGCAGACTCACCGCTTCCTCCCGCGGGCAGGCTCCTTTCGGGGGTTTTCTGCTTTCTTCGCCCTTCTCGCGAACGCATCGGTCTCACCTCTGACTTGATGTTCGGGCCTTCCCCGGAGTTCGTGAACCCCAGGGTACTATGCCTGAAGCTGACTCCTGCCGGTTCAGCCGTGCCTCCCGGCCCGGTTACCCAGCCCTCAGTTGCCTGAGTGCTGGGCGTACCCGGCAGGCCTCCCCGGGTAAGGGCGTTGTCTTTCCCTCCATCTACCGCCCCATTTACTCTTGGCAGCCGCACGTTAAAGGACTTCGCCCTGGCACGCGGGCTCATCCAGCTGCCACTAGCCTCGCCTGGGGTTCGTGATCCTCGGGCCGGAGGTTTGCCGCCGGCTTCCTCCGGATCCCACCTCACGATGGACCCCCTTACCTTTGGCTAGCAGGCCGGTGCTGCCTCGCCTGCAGTGGACTTTCACCACCAACTTAACGCCCATGCCGGGCGCACACCAAAATGGCCGGGCAATAGAGTTTACCCGGCCATTTCAGTGGTTCTAAGGGCCTGCTAGAGGCTTGCACGCCATTCTCTCCAACTTTACAACTCCACCGAAGGATTGGCTTGCGAACCTGGCTGAACGGGTCTTTGCGTCAAGCTAATCCAGCTTGAGCTGACGCCGTGGCTACCGAAGTCTTTCCGCTGGTCGCCGATGGGGTGCGG contains:
- a CDS encoding type II toxin-antitoxin system PemK/MazF family toxin, encoding MRTPLRGEVWLVDLDPVGGSEQAGRRPGLVVSVDLFNRGPADLVVVIPLTTREKGIPWHVAVEPPEGGLKEKSFIKCEDLRSVAKERLLSRLGAVSAETLAAVEDRLRILLGI
- a CDS encoding toxin-antitoxin system protein — protein: MATAIVRVSKAAWHTLKDLSERRGETMQEIVDKALEEYRRKLFLEEANRAFAEIRNNPQAWQEELEERKAWDAAIADGLEEGE